One window of Myxococcus xanthus genomic DNA carries:
- a CDS encoding acyl-CoA desaturase has protein sequence MAVLIFFVSHWLLCVFFQSFFQHRYAAHRMYTMGPKTERVMHLLTYLVQGSSYLSPKAYAILHREHHAFSDTEKDPHSPHFFKDVARMMWHTKARYDDYAAGRGQPEARFLGGYPEWPLVDTTLRTSWFATLGWVAFYSAFYVMFATSPWQFLLLPLHFLMGPVHGAIVNWCGHKYGYRNFDSTDKSRNSLPMDFLCMGELFQNNHHKYGSSPNFAARKFELDPTWQVMRVLALLRIIHIATPQRAVWPEAREAARTGGAARAA, from the coding sequence ATGGCCGTCCTCATCTTCTTCGTCTCGCACTGGCTGCTCTGCGTGTTCTTCCAGAGCTTCTTCCAGCACCGGTACGCGGCCCACCGCATGTACACCATGGGGCCGAAGACGGAGCGGGTGATGCACCTGCTCACCTACCTGGTGCAGGGCTCGTCCTACCTGTCACCCAAGGCGTACGCCATCCTCCACCGTGAGCACCATGCCTTCTCCGACACAGAGAAGGACCCGCACTCGCCCCACTTCTTCAAGGATGTGGCGCGGATGATGTGGCACACCAAGGCGCGCTACGACGACTACGCGGCCGGCCGCGGTCAACCCGAGGCCCGCTTCCTGGGCGGCTACCCGGAGTGGCCGCTCGTGGACACCACGCTGCGCACCTCATGGTTCGCCACCCTGGGCTGGGTGGCCTTCTACTCCGCCTTCTACGTGATGTTCGCCACCTCGCCCTGGCAGTTCCTGCTGCTGCCCCTGCACTTCCTCATGGGCCCGGTGCACGGCGCCATCGTCAACTGGTGCGGCCACAAGTACGGCTACCGGAACTTCGACAGCACCGACAAGTCGCGCAACTCCCTGCCCATGGACTTCCTCTGCATGGGGGAGCTCTTCCAGAACAACCACCATAAGTACGGCAGCAGCCCCAACTTCGCGGCGCGGAAGTTCGAGCTGGACCCCACGTGGCAGGTGATGCGCGTGCTCGCCCTGCTGCGCATCATCCACATCGCCACCCCGCAGCGCGCAGTCTGGCCGGAGGCCCGCGAGGCCGCACGCACCGGGGGCGCTGCTCGGGCCGCCTGA